One genomic segment of Catalinimonas alkaloidigena includes these proteins:
- a CDS encoding ligand-binding sensor domain-containing protein, with the protein MKFIKTILSAYLLSYTLPLLAHDASLQFEHLTSEQGLSQNDVNCILQDQQGFMWFGTHDGLNKYDGYNIKVYQNDPENKHSISSNLIFSLAEDQCGNIWIGTTGGGLNKFDSNTEQFTRFNHNPSDDSSLSSDLVLTTYHDSQGRIWVGTQNGLNLYHQGEGDHEGSFIRLYPHPVNKTINSANRITSIFEDKCGALWVGTQYGLSKLTENGR; encoded by the coding sequence ATGAAATTCATCAAAACTATACTATCAGCCTACTTACTATCTTATACGCTACCTCTGTTAGCTCATGACGCATCATTGCAGTTTGAGCACCTTACCTCCGAGCAAGGCTTATCTCAAAATGATGTCAATTGTATTTTGCAGGATCAGCAGGGTTTTATGTGGTTTGGCACCCATGACGGACTAAATAAATATGACGGCTACAATATTAAGGTTTATCAAAATGATCCGGAAAATAAGCATAGCATTAGCAGCAATCTTATCTTTAGCCTTGCCGAAGACCAGTGTGGGAATATCTGGATAGGTACTACCGGTGGTGGGTTAAATAAGTTTGACTCTAACACGGAGCAGTTTACTCGTTTTAACCACAACCCTTCAGATGATAGCAGTTTATCCAGCGATTTGGTGCTGACTACCTATCATGATAGCCAGGGAAGGATTTGGGTGGGCACTCAAAACGGTTTAAACTTATACCATCAAGGAGAGGGAGACCATGAAGGCAGTTTTATCAGACTTTACCCTCACCCGGTCAATAAAACAATAAACTCTGCCAATCGTATCACTTCCATTTTTGAAGATAAATGCGGTGCCCTCTGGGTGGGCACACAGTATGGTTTAAGCAAGCTGACAGAAAACGGGAGGTGA
- a CDS encoding hybrid sensor histidine kinase/response regulator transcription factor: MTLIEGNYGEMWGGNAHGVYNLTYDAENDIHKIDGHYANDITRPGSLSKNNVRCLYKDKSGIIWIGTNGGGVDKLNPSKKDFLHFSKNLNSGSLSYNKIRSIFEDSRGNLWIGTEGGGVNYLAAAGQSPDYNQFKHINTVSNVFAIAETDIEKEQSTIWFGSEGNNLSRLSRKGRSQILDIDFGKKLGIKNSVFAIHHDHTGSLWVGTYNGGLYRLDQDEAGDYRLSHFRHRSGKQNSLANNIIRSLEQDAQGNLWIGTANGLSMIRENELDARQPDFINYRDVNSQTPGLSHNYILSIHESKNGDLWIGTFGGGLNKLIKSSDGNVHFKVYREKDGLPNNVIKSILEDESGKLWIATNKGLSHFDPRQETFKNYDVSDGLQSNEFSELASFKRKDGQMLFGGVNGFNAFYPDSITDNPYLPQLAITDFRIFNRSILPGDEMNGRVILDKTISKSTELNLKHAENNISFEFSALHFAAPTKNQFAYKLEGFDEDWTYTNSSRRFASYTNLKHGEYVLKVKAANNDGVWNITPLTLKIRIAPPFWLSWWAYIIYAILFVTVILFIRKYTLIGIKEKHQLELEHLEKEKTEELHQMKMRFFTNISHEFRTPLTLILGPLEYLLKDNHSVSKEDQQRHYTLMQKNAKFLLRLVNQLMDFRKLDQGKMKLKLQKESVNTVLGEITEPFQFIAQRKNIDYSVNQAREEIEAWVDTDKVEKMLYNLLSNAFKFTPEGGKVEVKLYREEPSFKSNLGYYAIEVKDSGSGIPDDQVKHIFERFYQVHGREKAKHEGSGIGLSFVKSLVELHQGKISFHTQCGQGSCFKILLPLGKSAFHKSDFLHNDVEVQANLPVEAWIDIEDETRREESKHKKKLLTLLIVDDHADIRRFVRQSFADEFNILEAENGLLGLEKARNSHPDIVVADVMMPEMNGIEMCQTLKSETATSHIPVILLTAKNTEDNEIQGLRNGADLYIAKPFNMEKLQITVANLVRGREELKKKFTREVLIQPSEVTVTPADETFLKSAISLVEENMEDPEFNVEQLVKELGMSRSKLHLKMKAVTGQSCSEFIRTIRLKRAVQLLEKSEMSVKEVMSYTGFSTASYFSKCFRKQFGVIPSEYVKRHLNSEEVE, from the coding sequence GTGACTCTCATTGAAGGAAATTATGGCGAAATGTGGGGTGGAAATGCTCATGGCGTTTACAATCTGACTTATGATGCGGAGAATGACATCCATAAAATTGACGGCCATTATGCCAATGATATTACCCGTCCGGGAAGCCTGAGCAAAAATAATGTTCGTTGCCTTTACAAAGACAAATCGGGTATCATCTGGATTGGTACTAACGGGGGAGGCGTAGATAAGCTTAATCCTTCTAAAAAAGACTTTTTGCATTTCAGTAAAAACCTCAATTCTGGCAGTCTGAGTTATAATAAGATTCGCTCAATATTTGAAGACAGCAGAGGCAACCTCTGGATTGGTACAGAAGGCGGAGGAGTAAACTACCTGGCAGCAGCCGGGCAAAGCCCCGACTATAATCAGTTTAAACATATCAATACGGTAAGCAATGTATTTGCTATTGCCGAAACTGATATTGAAAAAGAACAAAGCACCATCTGGTTTGGCTCAGAAGGTAACAATCTGAGCAGACTCAGCCGTAAAGGAAGAAGTCAGATTCTTGATATTGATTTTGGAAAAAAGTTGGGCATTAAAAACTCAGTTTTTGCCATACATCATGATCATACAGGTTCTCTATGGGTAGGCACTTACAATGGAGGCTTGTACCGTTTGGATCAGGATGAAGCTGGGGACTACCGCCTCAGCCATTTCCGTCATAGGAGTGGTAAGCAAAACAGCCTTGCTAATAACATCATTCGTTCGCTTGAGCAGGATGCTCAAGGTAACCTTTGGATAGGTACTGCCAATGGGCTAAGCATGATAAGAGAAAATGAACTGGATGCCCGGCAGCCTGACTTTATCAATTACCGCGATGTAAATAGCCAGACCCCAGGCCTTAGCCATAATTATATACTGAGTATACACGAAAGTAAAAATGGAGACCTTTGGATAGGTACTTTTGGAGGCGGACTCAACAAGCTTATCAAAAGCTCGGACGGTAATGTTCATTTTAAGGTGTACCGCGAAAAGGATGGTTTACCCAATAATGTGATCAAAAGTATACTGGAGGATGAATCGGGTAAGTTGTGGATTGCTACCAATAAGGGGCTAAGCCACTTTGATCCCCGGCAGGAGACATTTAAAAATTATGATGTTAGCGATGGTCTGCAAAGCAATGAGTTTAGTGAGCTGGCCTCATTCAAAAGAAAAGATGGACAAATGCTATTTGGAGGAGTAAATGGCTTCAATGCCTTCTATCCTGATAGTATCACCGACAACCCTTATCTACCCCAGCTGGCCATTACTGACTTTCGTATTTTTAACCGAAGTATTTTGCCGGGGGATGAAATGAATGGAAGAGTTATCCTGGATAAAACGATATCTAAAAGTACTGAACTTAACCTCAAACATGCGGAGAACAATATCTCTTTTGAGTTTTCAGCTTTGCACTTTGCTGCGCCTACCAAAAATCAATTTGCTTACAAACTGGAAGGCTTTGACGAAGACTGGACCTATACTAACTCAAGTAGACGTTTTGCCTCTTACACTAACCTGAAGCACGGAGAGTATGTACTCAAGGTGAAAGCCGCCAATAATGATGGCGTCTGGAACATAACACCACTTACACTTAAAATTAGAATTGCTCCACCATTTTGGCTGAGCTGGTGGGCTTATATCATTTACGCCATTCTGTTTGTTACCGTCATACTGTTCATCCGAAAATATACCCTGATAGGCATTAAAGAAAAACATCAGCTGGAGCTGGAGCATCTGGAAAAAGAAAAGACAGAAGAGCTACACCAGATGAAGATGCGCTTTTTCACCAATATTTCTCATGAATTTCGCACACCGCTTACGCTGATTCTTGGCCCTCTGGAGTATCTGCTAAAAGATAACCATAGTGTTAGCAAAGAGGATCAGCAGAGGCATTATACACTGATGCAAAAAAATGCCAAATTTCTTCTTCGTCTGGTTAATCAGCTGATGGATTTCAGAAAGCTGGACCAGGGCAAAATGAAACTCAAGCTGCAAAAAGAAAGTGTGAATACAGTATTAGGAGAGATTACGGAACCCTTCCAGTTTATAGCACAAAGGAAAAATATTGACTATTCCGTTAACCAGGCCAGGGAGGAGATTGAAGCCTGGGTAGATACTGATAAAGTAGAGAAAATGCTGTATAACCTGCTTTCAAACGCATTTAAATTTACACCGGAAGGGGGGAAGGTAGAAGTTAAGCTATACAGGGAGGAACCCTCCTTTAAATCTAATCTGGGCTATTATGCGATAGAGGTAAAGGATAGTGGTAGCGGTATTCCTGACGATCAGGTAAAACATATCTTTGAAAGGTTTTATCAGGTGCACGGACGCGAAAAAGCTAAACATGAGGGTAGTGGTATCGGCTTGTCATTTGTAAAAAGTCTGGTTGAGCTTCACCAGGGAAAAATATCTTTCCATACACAATGCGGACAGGGTAGCTGCTTCAAAATTTTGCTTCCTTTAGGGAAATCAGCTTTCCATAAAAGTGATTTTCTTCATAATGATGTAGAAGTTCAGGCAAATCTGCCAGTAGAAGCCTGGATTGATATAGAAGATGAGACCCGGAGGGAAGAGAGTAAGCACAAGAAAAAGCTACTCACTCTGCTTATCGTAGATGATCATGCTGATATCAGAAGGTTTGTAAGGCAGAGCTTTGCCGATGAGTTTAACATTCTGGAAGCAGAGAATGGACTGCTAGGCTTAGAAAAAGCGCGTAATTCTCATCCGGATATTGTTGTGGCAGATGTTATGATGCCTGAAATGAATGGAATAGAAATGTGCCAGACACTAAAATCAGAAACGGCTACCAGTCACATTCCTGTCATTCTGCTTACCGCCAAAAATACTGAAGACAATGAGATACAAGGTTTAAGAAATGGCGCAGACCTGTACATTGCCAAACCCTTTAATATGGAAAAGTTACAGATAACTGTAGCCAACCTGGTAAGAGGAAGAGAAGAATTAAAGAAAAAATTTACCAGGGAAGTACTGATACAGCCTTCTGAAGTTACAGTTACACCGGCCGATGAAACCTTCTTAAAGAGTGCGATAAGCCTGGTGGAAGAAAACATGGAAGACCCCGAATTTAATGTTGAGCAATTGGTAAAAGAGCTGGGCATGAGTAGAAGTAAGCTGCACCTGAAAATGAAAGCCGTTACCGGGCAGTCGTGCAGTGAGTTTATACGTACCATCCGCCTGAAACGTGCCGTTCAGCTTTTAGAAAAAAGTGAGATGTCAGTAAAAGAAGTGATGTCTTACACTGGTTTTAGTACAGCTTCCTATTTCTCAAAATGTTTTAGGAAACAGTTTGGTGTTATACCCAGCGAATATGTTAAAAGACACCTAAACAGTGAAGAAGTAGAATAA